One Danio rerio strain Tuebingen ecotype United States chromosome 22, GRCz12tu, whole genome shotgun sequence genomic window carries:
- the LOC137489025 gene encoding uncharacterized protein, producing MNLPIYQSSVDLKHSMSELQHFMSKNTMSVFDHAMAVTASVSSEMEKAETGLWQDTNGFCDDFCPWIDQVDGTVVSEAATALHKPSTANKVEGNATEIQTQGCRRNKIHAFFRRVWKVMKTPFLRRRRNKVGPDPDPKPDPEPDPDSEHNSGNEPDPDSERGPDQEPDPEQEYDEDPEPDREPESDPEPDPGEEPDPDREPDPGEAPDRGEDPDREPDPGEEPDPDREPDPGEAPDRGEDPDREPDPGEEPDPDREPDPDQEPGLEIQTQGCRRNKIHAFFRRVWKVMKTPFLRRRRNKVDPDSDPDQEPESDPEPDPDSEHNLDHEPGPDQEPDPDRAPDPDSEHNPDHEPGQDQEPDPDQAPDPDSEHNPDHEPVQEYDEDLHPDQEPDLVSEPVSDQERGPDQEPDPDQEFDEDPKPDRQPESDPVPDPGKEPDPDQDKEPVPGPSGIHNTDKPHPVPKPVPGPSGIHNTDKPHPDPKPVPGPSGIHNTDKPHPDPKPVPGPSGIHNTDKPHPVPKPVPRPSGIHNTDKPHPVSKPVPRPSGIHNTDKPHPVPKPVPGPSRPKILASRSYANQRSLASFYELGDILGSGAFGTVRKALRKSDNKEVAIKQIENGRYVPGCSKPMIKEVELMLMMKRPPLCKYVIEMYEWFNEPGYISMVLEYPKHSEDLKNYVRNCGKLDEHLAKCLSRQIILAVKHCFGKGIVHNDLHSSNILVNTMTKEIKLIDFGCAYKVCSQDIYSANLDSTRDIGCLLIYMVTGNIKTYFAAKFNCRFSLAASLTSDCRDLIDKCLRHSLILDGFLQHDWMK from the exons ATGAATTTACCGATTTACCAATCATCTGTCGACTTAAAACACTCGATGAGTGAACTACAACACTTTATGAGTAAAAACACGATGTCTGTATTTGACCACGCGATGGCAGTAACAGCATCTGTGAGTAGTGAAATGGAGAAAGCAGAGACGGGTTTGTGGCAGGACACAAACGGCTTTTGCGACGACTTCTGTCCCTGGATTGACCAGGTGGACGGGACTGTGGTTTCAGAGGCCGCTACAGCACTTCACAAGCCCTCTACTGCTAATAAAGTGGAGGGAAATGCAACCG AAATCCAAACACAAGGCTGCAGGAGGAACAAAATCCATGCTTTCTTCAGGAGGGTGTGGAAGGTCATGAAGACGCCTTTCCTCCGCAGAAGACGAAACAAAGTGGGCCCTGATCCAGATCCAAAGCCAGATCCAGAGCCTGATCCTGATTCAGAGCACAATTCAGGTAATGAGCCTGATCCTGATTCAGAGCGCGGtccagatcaagagccagatcCAGAACAAGAATATGATGAAGATCCAGAGCCAGATCGAGAGCCTGAATCAGATCCAGAGCCAGATCCTGGTGAAGAGCCAGATCCAGACCGAGAGCCAGATCCGGGTGAAGCGCCAGATCGGGGTGAAGATCCAGATCGAGAGCCAGACCCGGGTGAAGAGCCAGATCCAGACCGAGAGCCAGATCCGGGTGAAGCGCCAGATCGGGGTGAAGATCCAGATCGAGAGCCAGACCCGGGTGAAGAGCCAGATCCAGACCGAGAGCCAgatccagatcaagagccagGCCTGG AAATCCAAACACAAGGCTGCAGGAGGAACAAAATCCATGCTTTCTTCAGGAGGGTGTGGAAGGTCATGAAGACGCCTTTCCTCCGCAGAAGACGAAACAAAGTGGACCCTGATTCTgatccagatcaagagccagaGTCAGATCCAGAGCCTGATCCTGATTCAGAGCACAATTTAGATCATGAGCCGGGtccagatcaagagccagatcCAGATCGAGCGCCTGATCCTGATTCAGAGCACAATCCAGATCATGAGCCGGGTCAAGATCAAGAGCCAGATCCAGATCAAGCGCCTGATCCTGATTCAGAGCACAATCCAGATCATGAGCCAGTTCAAGAGTATGATGAAGATCTACACCCTGATCAAGAGCCTGATCTGGTTTCAGAGCCTGTTTCAGATCAAGAGCGCGGtccagatcaagagccagatcCAGATCAAGAATTTGATGAAGATCCAAAGCCAGATCGACAGCCTGAGTCAGATCCAGTGCCAGATCCTGGTAAAGAGCCAGATCCAGATCAGGATAAAGAGCCTGTTCCTGGACCATCTGGGATCCACAACACTGATAAACCTCATCCAGTTCCAAAGCCTGTTCCTGGACCATCTGGGATCCACAACACTGATAAACCTCATCCAGATCCAAAGCCTGTCCCTGGACCATCTGGGATCCACAACACTGATAAACCTCATCCAGATCCAAAGCCTGTCCCTGGACCATCTGGGATCCACAACACTGATAAACCTCATCCAGTTCCAAAGCCTGTCCCTAGACCATCTGGGATCCACAACACTGATAAACCTCATCCAGTTTCAAAGCCTGTCCCTAGACCATCTGGGATCCACAACACTGATAAACCTCATCCAGTTCCAAAGCCTGTCCCTGGACCATCTAGGCCCAAGATCTTGGCGTCAAGATCCTATGCCAATCAGA GATCTTTGGCAAGTTTCTATGAGCTGGGAGATATTCTGGGAAGCGGGGCCTTTGGCACAGTACGCAAAGCGCTCCGTAAATCTGATAACAAGGAG GTTGCCATCAAACAGATTGAGAATGGCCGTTACGTG CCTGGCTGTTCCAAACCGATGATTAAAGaagtagagttaatgcttatGATGAAGCGTCCGCCATTGTGCAAATACGTGATAGAAATGTACGAGTGGTTTAATGAACCTGGATACATTTCAATGGTCCTGGAGTACCCAAAGCATTCTGAAGACCTGAAGAACTATGTACGCAATTGTGGCAAGCTGGACGAACATTTGGCAAAATGCCTCTCGCGACAGATCATTCTGGCAGTCAAGCATTGCTTTGGCAAAGGCATTGTGCACAACGACCTGCATTCAAGCAACATCCTGGTCAACACGATGACTAAGGAGATCAAGCTGATCGACTTCGGCTGCGCTTACAAAGTGTGTTCACAGGACATATATAGTGCCAACTTGGACAGCACCAGGGATATAGGCTGCCTGCTGATTTACATGGTGACCGGAAACATAAAGACTTACTTCGCTGCTAAATTCAATtgcagattttcacttgcagccaGCTTAACCAGTG ACTGCCGTGACCTGATCGATAAGTGTCTGAGACATAGCCTGATACTTGATGGGTTCTTACAACATGACTGGATGAAGTGA